From Pseudoalteromonas rubra, one genomic window encodes:
- a CDS encoding efflux RND transporter permease subunit yields MIAAVITWSLHNRVLVLLSTLMLVAGGLFAVKQTPVDAIPDLSDVQVIVKTSYPGQSPQVVQDQVTFPLTTAMLSVPGATTVRGYSFYGDSYVYVIFDDDTDLYWARSRVLEYLSQAANLLPSTAKPQLGPDATGVGWVYIYALTDRSGQHDISQLRSLQDWFLKYELQTVPGVSEVASVGGMVKQYQVQVDPDKLRAYGLPLSHIQQALQRGNQETGASVIEMAEAEYMVTATGYIRSVTDIAQIPLGLNAQGTALTMGDVAQITLGPQMRRGIAELNGEGEVVGGVVVMRFGENAQQTITGVKTRLAELQASLPEGVEVVTVYDRSQLIERAVDNLWQKLLEELLVVAVICVAFLFHLRSSLVAVITLPLGILVAFIVMYFQGINANIMSLGGIAIAIGAMTDGAIVMIENLHKHMEKTPLTDDNRWQIVAKAATEVGPALFFSLLIITVSFLPVFILEAQEGRMFAPLAYTKTYAMAAAAGLAITLVPVLMGYFIRGKVTPERKNPLNRLLIAAYMPLLRQVMRFPKTTLFAAVALTVAGFYPLNKIGSEFIPPLDEGDLMYMPTTYPGISIGKARELLQQTDKLIATVPEVENVFGKVGRAESATDPAPLTMIETFIQLKPRSEWRAGMTTDKLKAELDRLVKLPGVSNAWVMPIKTRIDMLATGIKTPVGVKIAGPDLAVIESLGQRLESILKTVPGTASVYSERVAGGRYIKVDIRREQASRFGLNIADVQQVVATAIGGMNVTQTVEGQERYPVNLRYPQDYRSSPEQLARLPIVTPTGQRIALGDVADVYVESGAPGIKSENARINGWTFVDIDGVDLGSYVEQARSVVAEELDLPAGYSLNWAGQYEYMIRAQEKLSYVLPLTLAIIMLLLYLNFRRFGEVALILLTLPMATIGGLWLMYLQGFNFSVAVGVGFIALAGVAVEIGVIMLVYLEQAFKDLQSEAQSRQAPVSESQYIDALLQGAALRVRPVMMTVSTIIIGLLPILYGTGTGSEIMSRIAAPMVGGMLSALVLALLVLPVCYSLMKKPALRQFNAHMQQHN; encoded by the coding sequence ATGATAGCAGCAGTCATAACCTGGTCTTTGCACAATCGTGTGCTGGTCCTGCTGAGCACTTTGATGCTGGTGGCAGGCGGTTTATTTGCCGTTAAGCAAACGCCGGTTGATGCCATTCCGGATCTGTCGGATGTGCAGGTGATCGTAAAAACCAGTTATCCGGGTCAATCGCCACAGGTGGTTCAGGATCAGGTGACTTTTCCGCTCACTACCGCCATGTTGTCGGTGCCCGGCGCAACCACAGTGCGGGGTTATTCCTTTTATGGTGATTCTTATGTGTATGTGATTTTCGATGACGACACCGATCTCTACTGGGCGCGCAGTCGGGTACTGGAATACCTGAGTCAGGCAGCCAACTTATTGCCATCAACCGCCAAGCCACAACTTGGGCCGGACGCAACTGGCGTAGGCTGGGTGTATATTTACGCTCTGACCGACCGCTCGGGTCAGCACGACATCAGCCAGCTACGCAGCCTCCAGGACTGGTTTTTGAAATACGAGTTACAAACGGTGCCGGGGGTATCCGAAGTCGCGTCAGTGGGCGGGATGGTTAAGCAATATCAGGTACAGGTTGATCCGGATAAACTGCGTGCCTATGGGTTGCCTTTGAGCCATATTCAGCAGGCACTGCAACGGGGCAACCAGGAAACCGGGGCGTCTGTGATTGAGATGGCGGAAGCCGAATATATGGTCACGGCTACCGGATACATTCGCTCCGTGACAGATATTGCTCAGATCCCTCTTGGCCTCAATGCACAGGGGACCGCACTGACCATGGGAGATGTGGCACAGATCACGCTTGGCCCGCAAATGCGCCGGGGCATTGCCGAACTCAATGGCGAAGGTGAAGTAGTCGGTGGCGTCGTGGTCATGCGCTTTGGTGAAAATGCTCAGCAAACCATTACTGGCGTGAAGACCCGGCTCGCTGAGTTGCAAGCGTCCTTACCTGAGGGGGTTGAGGTCGTTACTGTGTATGACCGCAGTCAGCTGATTGAGCGGGCAGTGGATAATTTATGGCAGAAACTGCTTGAGGAGTTACTGGTTGTGGCTGTGATTTGTGTGGCCTTCCTGTTCCATTTGCGCTCTTCGCTGGTGGCCGTGATCACCTTACCGTTGGGAATATTGGTGGCCTTTATCGTGATGTACTTTCAGGGGATCAACGCCAATATCATGTCGCTTGGCGGGATTGCCATTGCCATTGGTGCGATGACGGATGGCGCCATTGTGATGATAGAAAATCTCCACAAGCATATGGAAAAGACTCCGTTAACCGATGACAATCGCTGGCAAATAGTGGCAAAAGCGGCGACTGAAGTCGGGCCTGCCTTGTTTTTCAGTTTGTTGATCATCACAGTGTCGTTCTTGCCGGTGTTTATTCTTGAGGCGCAGGAGGGGCGCATGTTTGCACCTTTGGCGTATACCAAAACCTATGCCATGGCAGCTGCGGCCGGACTGGCCATTACCCTGGTGCCGGTGCTGATGGGTTATTTCATCCGGGGGAAAGTCACGCCTGAGCGCAAAAACCCGCTTAACCGCTTGTTGATTGCTGCGTATATGCCGTTGCTTCGTCAGGTTATGCGTTTTCCTAAAACCACTTTGTTCGCGGCAGTGGCGCTGACCGTGGCTGGGTTTTACCCGCTGAATAAAATCGGCAGCGAGTTTATTCCGCCCCTGGATGAGGGCGACCTCATGTATATGCCAACCACGTATCCGGGGATTTCTATCGGCAAAGCGCGTGAGCTGCTACAGCAAACAGATAAGCTCATTGCCACGGTGCCGGAAGTGGAGAATGTGTTTGGTAAAGTCGGGCGTGCTGAGTCGGCCACCGATCCGGCACCATTGACTATGATTGAGACCTTTATTCAGCTTAAGCCTCGCAGCGAATGGCGAGCGGGCATGACGACCGACAAGCTTAAAGCAGAGCTGGACCGCCTGGTAAAACTGCCTGGTGTCAGCAATGCCTGGGTGATGCCAATCAAAACCCGCATCGACATGCTGGCAACGGGGATCAAAACGCCGGTGGGGGTTAAGATTGCAGGCCCGGATCTGGCTGTGATTGAATCACTGGGCCAGCGTCTTGAGAGCATTCTGAAAACAGTGCCTGGCACCGCTTCGGTGTATTCAGAGCGCGTTGCTGGTGGGCGCTATATCAAAGTGGATATTCGTCGTGAGCAGGCTAGCCGCTTTGGACTCAATATTGCGGACGTACAGCAGGTTGTGGCCACCGCAATTGGCGGCATGAATGTCACACAAACTGTGGAAGGACAGGAGCGATATCCGGTTAACCTGCGTTATCCACAGGATTACCGCAGCTCGCCTGAGCAGCTGGCTCGTTTGCCTATCGTGACGCCCACAGGGCAGCGGATCGCCCTTGGTGATGTCGCGGATGTCTACGTTGAAAGCGGTGCGCCGGGGATCAAAAGTGAAAATGCCAGGATCAATGGCTGGACCTTTGTTGATATCGATGGGGTCGATTTGGGCAGTTATGTTGAACAGGCACGCAGTGTGGTCGCCGAGGAACTGGATTTACCTGCCGGATACTCACTGAACTGGGCTGGCCAGTATGAGTACATGATCCGCGCACAGGAAAAGCTCAGCTATGTACTGCCGCTGACATTGGCGATCATCATGTTGCTTTTGTATCTCAATTTCCGTCGATTTGGAGAGGTGGCGTTGATCCTGCTGACTTTGCCTATGGCTACCATCGGGGGTTTGTGGTTAATGTATTTGCAAGGCTTTAACTTCTCCGTTGCCGTTGGTGTCGGCTTTATCGCGCTGGCCGGTGTCGCGGTTGAAATAGGGGTGATCATGCTGGTATATCTGGAGCAAGCTTTTAAAGACTTACAAAGTGAAGCGCAATCACGCCAGGCGCCTGTCAGTGAGTCGCAGTATATCGACGCTTTGCTGCAAGGGGCTGCGCTGCGAGTTCGACCTGTGATGATGACGGTATCGACGATCATTATCGGCTTACTGCCTATCTTATATGGCACGGGCACAGGGTCTGAAATTATGAGCCGGATTGCCGCGCCTATGGTGGGTGGCATGTTGAGTGCGTTGGTGTTAGCGTTATTGGTATTGCCTGTGTGCTATAGCCTGATGAAAAAGCCGGCGTTGCGACAGTTTAACGCGCACATGCAACAGCATAATTAA
- a CDS encoding efflux RND transporter periplasmic adaptor subunit yields the protein MNNTLKLLLAGLSGGALSYAVMTTGTAPSDTPQGEDNSKQPLYWVAPMDSNYRRDKPGKSPMGMDLVPVYAQSETQEAGAVTISPEVVNNLGVRTAIVETGPLYNMISTVGYIQYDEDKLVHIHPRVDGWVETLYIKAAGEPVEQGQPLYSLYSPQLVNAQEEFLIALKRNNAALIKAARERLMALQLSADFIRRLEAQRQVRQTITFYARQSGVVADLKIREGFYVNPGNTLMSIAQLDQVWVEAEVFERDTALVEAGQPVVMTLDYLPGKRWQGSVDYVYPTLNETTRTLRVRLKFDNAARELKPNMFAQVQIQAGSKADTMLVPSEAVIRTGKQDRVVVALGEGRFKSVAVTLGRVGLEQTEILEGLQQDDRVVTSAQFLIDSESSKSSDFKRMSADAKPTQVWMAGTVNHYEAQSSVINMTHDAVPEWEWPEMTMDFQLADKLDSSALKTGQSLHFEVTKTDAGYEITTIHIMAEPTLPTATVGGHIKAIDAESRIATIHRDAIEKWGRAAATMDFVIAEDIDLNAFNAGDQVTFTFEVGDDFVVTEMQHGEQTPAMSDHANH from the coding sequence ATGAATAACACACTAAAACTATTGCTGGCTGGGTTATCTGGGGGTGCACTGAGCTATGCTGTGATGACCACAGGCACAGCCCCGTCTGACACGCCGCAAGGCGAAGATAACAGTAAGCAGCCACTCTACTGGGTCGCACCGATGGACAGCAATTACCGCCGTGATAAGCCCGGTAAATCGCCGATGGGCATGGATTTGGTGCCTGTTTATGCACAGAGTGAGACGCAAGAAGCCGGGGCGGTCACTATCTCGCCTGAAGTGGTGAATAACCTGGGGGTGAGAACGGCTATCGTGGAGACCGGCCCGCTGTACAACATGATCTCGACAGTCGGTTACATACAATATGATGAAGATAAGCTGGTGCACATTCACCCGCGCGTTGATGGTTGGGTAGAAACCTTATACATCAAAGCCGCCGGAGAGCCGGTGGAGCAGGGACAGCCTCTGTACTCGCTCTATTCACCGCAGCTGGTAAATGCTCAGGAGGAGTTTCTGATCGCCCTGAAGCGCAACAATGCAGCACTGATCAAAGCAGCACGGGAGCGTTTAATGGCATTGCAATTGTCGGCTGACTTTATTCGCCGTTTAGAAGCGCAGCGTCAGGTGCGCCAGACCATTACTTTCTATGCCCGTCAGAGCGGCGTAGTTGCCGATCTGAAGATCCGTGAAGGTTTTTACGTTAATCCGGGCAATACCCTGATGAGCATTGCTCAGCTGGATCAGGTTTGGGTGGAAGCCGAAGTGTTCGAGCGGGATACTGCGCTGGTTGAGGCAGGCCAGCCGGTAGTAATGACACTGGATTATTTGCCCGGTAAGCGTTGGCAGGGCAGCGTAGATTATGTTTACCCGACGTTGAATGAAACGACCCGGACGCTGCGGGTTCGGCTCAAGTTCGACAATGCTGCGCGGGAGCTGAAACCCAATATGTTTGCTCAGGTGCAGATCCAGGCGGGCAGCAAAGCAGACACCATGCTGGTGCCGAGCGAGGCGGTGATCCGCACCGGTAAGCAGGACAGAGTGGTTGTTGCGCTGGGCGAGGGACGCTTTAAGTCGGTCGCAGTGACTTTAGGCCGGGTCGGCCTGGAACAGACTGAGATCCTGGAGGGGCTGCAACAGGATGATCGGGTCGTTACATCGGCTCAGTTTCTGATTGATTCAGAGTCCAGTAAAAGCTCTGATTTCAAGCGTATGAGTGCTGATGCAAAGCCAACTCAGGTCTGGATGGCCGGTACGGTGAATCACTATGAAGCGCAGTCAAGTGTGATCAACATGACCCATGATGCTGTGCCTGAGTGGGAATGGCCAGAAATGACCATGGACTTTCAGCTGGCTGATAAGCTCGATAGCAGTGCGCTTAAAACCGGACAGTCGCTTCATTTTGAGGTCACGAAAACGGATGCCGGATATGAAATCACTACCATTCATATAATGGCTGAACCGACCCTACCAACGGCGACTGTTGGGGGCCACATCAAGGCAATAGACGCCGAGTCTCGCATCGCCACTATCCATCGCGACGCAATTGAAAAATGGGGTCGTGCCGCCGCCACGATGGACTTTGTCATAGCCGAGGATATCGACTTGAATGCGTTTAACGCTGGCGATCAGGTCACCTTTACCTTTGAGGTGGGGGATGACTTTGTTGTGACCGAGATGCAGCACGGTGAACAAACCCCCGCTATGTCTGATCATGCAAACCATTAA